One genomic segment of Streptomyces sp. RKND-216 includes these proteins:
- a CDS encoding ABC transporter ATP-binding protein translates to MAGSVAGEALPTSPPGPDQDPFSQDVLPAPRNAPRTLLRSLLLPHRPRVALAAVLLLLQQAAVQAGPLLVAYAIDAAVPAIRGAADYGPLIAVALGYLVCALAAGGLQYAFVATAAHVNQRVLLELRGRIYRHAQALSVDFHDRYTSGRLISRATTDVEALRELLDEGLQELLTVVVSVGYILAMLLYLDWGLGACALASFVPLSLLVRSFQNRSRRIYRTRSTAIAAVIVKFAETMNGIRPVQSFRREKPNDAAFRTLNDRHLKVNGDAILEMARYVVGSRLTANFAVAALVLWGAYRVADGGLELGVLAAAALYLRRLYDPIDRLGMFLNSFQSASASLEKIAGLLAQQPSVPEPDVPRPLPDRSGDTPGREVVFDSVRFAYRTGGEVLPRFALTVPAGQTVAVVGATGAGKSTLAKLLARFYDPTEGRVLLDGADLRDLDTRTLRSGVVMVTQEAFLFSGTVAENIAIGRPDASRAQIEEAAKAIGAHDFIAALPEGYDTDVRKRGGRISAGQRQLVSFARALLADPGVLILDEATSSLDIPGERAVQEAMTTVLKGRTAVVIAHRLSTVDVADRVLVMEDGRIVEDGPPSELTARDGRYARLHRAWRDSLA, encoded by the coding sequence GTGGCGGGTTCGGTGGCGGGCGAGGCCCTCCCCACCTCTCCGCCGGGACCCGATCAGGACCCGTTCTCGCAGGACGTGCTGCCGGCCCCGCGCAACGCGCCGCGGACGCTGCTGCGTTCCCTGCTGCTCCCGCACCGGCCCCGCGTCGCACTGGCGGCCGTCCTGCTGCTGCTCCAGCAGGCGGCGGTGCAGGCGGGCCCGCTGCTGGTGGCGTACGCGATCGACGCGGCCGTCCCGGCGATCCGGGGCGCCGCCGACTACGGTCCGCTGATCGCCGTCGCCCTGGGATACCTGGTGTGCGCGCTGGCCGCGGGCGGGCTCCAGTACGCCTTCGTCGCCACCGCCGCCCACGTCAACCAGCGGGTGCTGCTCGAACTGCGCGGCCGCATCTACCGGCACGCCCAGGCCCTCAGCGTGGACTTCCACGACCGCTACACCTCCGGCCGGCTCATCTCCCGCGCCACCACAGACGTGGAGGCGCTGCGCGAGCTGCTGGACGAAGGTCTCCAGGAGCTGCTGACGGTCGTGGTGTCGGTGGGCTACATCCTGGCCATGCTGCTCTACCTCGACTGGGGGCTGGGCGCCTGCGCGCTCGCGTCGTTCGTGCCGCTCTCGCTGCTTGTGCGCTCGTTCCAGAACCGGTCGCGGCGCATCTACCGGACGCGTTCCACCGCGATCGCCGCGGTGATCGTGAAGTTCGCGGAGACGATGAACGGCATCCGCCCGGTGCAGTCCTTCCGCCGCGAGAAGCCGAACGACGCGGCCTTCCGCACGCTCAACGACCGCCACCTGAAGGTGAACGGGGACGCCATCCTGGAGATGGCGCGGTACGTCGTGGGCTCCCGCCTCACCGCGAACTTCGCGGTGGCGGCGCTCGTGCTGTGGGGGGCGTACCGGGTGGCGGACGGCGGGCTGGAGCTCGGCGTGCTGGCCGCGGCAGCGCTCTACCTGCGTCGCCTGTACGACCCGATCGACCGGCTCGGCATGTTCCTCAACTCCTTCCAGTCGGCGAGTGCATCGCTGGAGAAGATCGCCGGCCTGCTGGCGCAGCAGCCATCCGTGCCCGAGCCGGACGTGCCGCGCCCGCTGCCGGACCGCAGCGGGGACACGCCGGGCCGCGAGGTGGTCTTCGACAGCGTCCGGTTCGCCTACCGCACCGGCGGGGAGGTGCTGCCGCGGTTCGCTCTCACGGTCCCGGCCGGGCAGACGGTCGCCGTGGTCGGCGCCACCGGCGCGGGCAAGTCGACGCTGGCGAAGCTGCTGGCCCGGTTCTACGACCCGACCGAGGGCCGGGTCCTGCTGGACGGCGCCGACCTGCGGGATCTGGACACCCGGACGCTGCGCAGCGGTGTGGTGATGGTGACCCAGGAGGCGTTCCTCTTCTCCGGAACGGTCGCGGAGAACATCGCGATCGGCCGCCCGGACGCCTCCCGCGCCCAGATCGAGGAGGCGGCGAAGGCCATCGGCGCGCACGACTTCATCGCCGCGCTCCCCGAGGGCTACGACACGGACGTACGCAAACGCGGCGGCCGGATCTCGGCGGGTCAGCGGCAACTGGTTTCGTTCGCGCGGGCGCTGCTGGCCGACCCGGGCGTGCTGATCCTGGACGAGGCGACCTCGTCGCTGGACATCCCGGGCGAGCGCGCGGTGCAGGAGGCGATGACGACGGTGCTCAAGGGCCGTACGGCCGTGGTGATCGCGCACCGGCTGTCCACGGTGGACGTGGCGGACCGGGTGCTGGTGATGGAGGACGGGCGCATCGTCGAGGACGGCCCGCCGTCGGAACTCACCGCCCGCGACGGCCGGTACGCCCGACTGCACCGGGCCTGGCGGGACAGCCTGGCCTGA
- a CDS encoding glycosyltransferase 87 family protein has protein sequence MSRHPDTAGAGGGPALDTVLSRRPALVAGLSAALFAVLAWLHWRETGYVVMSGFFDLSVYRAGAQALLDGVPLYQGGLGPDGTWSFTYPPFAALVFLPLAVAPVAVAQALVLPAGVVLLAASVHLTLRHAGGPLATGGRRTAGGAGLVVAFTALLLWLEPVSWTLYLGQVNLLLMLLVLADLAGGRAGPGERDGRWRRRLRGVGVGVATGIKLTPALFIVHLLLTRRYREAATATGTAAATALIGLVAAPGDSLDYWGGTFLRSERLGEVASPMNQSMNGLLARATGIADPPLVLWLAVAVPTVMLGLGLAAMVHRRGLPLLGVLLCGLTTAAVSPVSWSHHWVWFAPLAVYAVVRLRPGARGRVALALGCTFLLVFAWPLHFLTGHRMDAPPLGLVALPPRYGLEVLYGNLYLLLFAAVLAATAAALRAAPARTAAGSHSGTKT, from the coding sequence ATGAGCCGACACCCCGACACCGCCGGAGCGGGCGGAGGCCCGGCACTCGACACGGTGCTCTCCCGCCGGCCGGCCCTGGTGGCCGGGCTGTCGGCGGCGCTGTTCGCCGTACTCGCCTGGCTGCACTGGCGGGAGACCGGGTACGTGGTCATGAGCGGCTTCTTCGACCTGTCGGTCTACCGGGCCGGAGCCCAGGCGCTGCTGGACGGCGTGCCGCTGTACCAGGGAGGTCTGGGACCGGACGGGACCTGGTCCTTCACCTACCCGCCCTTCGCCGCGCTGGTCTTCCTGCCACTGGCCGTCGCACCGGTCGCGGTGGCACAGGCACTGGTGCTCCCCGCCGGGGTCGTCCTGCTCGCCGCCTCGGTGCACCTGACGCTGCGCCACGCGGGCGGACCACTCGCAACGGGCGGGCGCCGCACCGCAGGTGGCGCGGGGCTCGTCGTGGCGTTCACCGCGCTGCTGCTGTGGCTGGAACCGGTGTCCTGGACGCTCTACCTCGGCCAGGTCAACCTGCTGCTCATGCTGCTCGTGCTCGCCGACCTGGCGGGCGGCCGGGCCGGTCCGGGGGAGCGCGACGGGCGGTGGCGGCGCAGGCTGCGCGGCGTGGGGGTCGGGGTCGCGACCGGGATCAAGCTGACGCCCGCGCTGTTCATCGTCCACCTGCTGCTCACCCGCCGGTACCGGGAGGCGGCCACCGCAACCGGGACCGCCGCGGCCACCGCGCTGATCGGCCTGGTCGCCGCGCCGGGCGACAGCCTGGACTACTGGGGCGGCACGTTCCTGCGGTCGGAGCGGCTCGGCGAGGTCGCGAGCCCGATGAACCAGTCGATGAACGGTCTGCTAGCCCGGGCCACGGGCATCGCGGACCCGCCCCTCGTGCTGTGGCTGGCGGTCGCGGTGCCGACGGTGATGCTGGGTCTGGGTCTTGCGGCCATGGTGCACCGGCGCGGTCTGCCGCTGCTCGGCGTCCTGCTGTGCGGGCTGACCACGGCGGCGGTGTCGCCGGTGTCGTGGAGTCACCACTGGGTGTGGTTCGCCCCCCTGGCCGTCTACGCGGTGGTGCGGCTGCGGCCCGGTGCCCGCGGCCGCGTCGCGCTCGCCCTTGGCTGCACGTTCCTCCTGGTGTTCGCCTGGCCGCTGCACTTCCTGACCGGGCACCGGATGGACGCTCCGCCGCTGGGGCTGGTGGCACTCCCGCCCCGGTACGGGCTGGAGGTGCTCTACGGCAACCTCTACCTGCTGCTGTTCGCCGCCGTCCTGGCGGCCACCGCAGCAGCTCTGCGTGCGGCGCCGGCCAGGACGGCGGCAGGTTCCCACAGCGGGACGAAGACCTAG
- a CDS encoding isocyanide synthase family protein, producing the protein MNPEEISARILRIVFRHRRGAPEPGCDAETCPRCVPAHLPAVRASVRAGVPVECVLPGFPCKSPNPAKVLGTLPDRAEEVAFDFLAGLCRQVREVYPPGMRLVICSDGRVFSDLIGVHDEVVTAYQDEIRRMLARRRPAPLSLFSIDDVPGMDSCSYDAMRRALDETHGERPERIREEVRAGGEALDLYRALTRFLLEDSFTPGVSRTRSALQREARRRAYGVIARSRAWGGLVAEHFPRAVRLSIHPQRCGSAKFGIRLTPEDDGWLTPWHAVAVESGDGYVLRRRADTERDGARLVHREGRPSHFVRALPDTPPSVTGGPEALHGPSPLTRAPGAA; encoded by the coding sequence GTGAACCCCGAAGAGATCTCCGCAAGGATTCTGCGCATCGTCTTCCGCCACCGCCGGGGCGCCCCGGAACCCGGCTGCGACGCCGAGACCTGCCCCCGGTGCGTACCCGCCCATCTGCCCGCGGTCCGGGCGAGCGTCCGCGCGGGCGTGCCGGTCGAGTGCGTGCTGCCGGGCTTCCCCTGCAAGTCCCCCAACCCGGCCAAGGTGCTGGGGACCCTCCCGGACCGCGCCGAGGAAGTCGCGTTCGACTTCCTCGCCGGACTGTGCCGTCAGGTGCGGGAGGTGTACCCGCCGGGTATGCGGCTGGTGATCTGTTCGGACGGACGGGTCTTCAGCGACCTGATAGGCGTGCACGACGAGGTGGTGACGGCCTACCAGGACGAGATCCGGCGCATGCTGGCCCGGCGCCGCCCCGCGCCGCTCTCCCTCTTCAGCATCGACGACGTGCCGGGCATGGACAGCTGCTCCTACGACGCGATGCGGCGCGCTCTGGACGAGACCCACGGCGAACGGCCCGAGCGCATCCGGGAGGAGGTCCGCGCAGGCGGTGAGGCGCTGGACCTCTACCGCGCCCTCACCCGGTTCCTCCTGGAGGACTCCTTCACCCCGGGCGTGTCCCGGACGCGCAGCGCCCTGCAGCGCGAGGCCCGGCGCCGGGCGTACGGCGTCATCGCCCGCAGCCGCGCGTGGGGCGGCCTGGTCGCCGAGCACTTCCCCCGCGCCGTGCGGCTCTCCATCCACCCGCAGCGCTGCGGTTCCGCGAAGTTCGGCATCCGCCTCACGCCGGAGGACGACGGCTGGCTCACGCCCTGGCACGCCGTCGCGGTGGAGTCCGGCGACGGGTACGTGCTGCGCCGCCGCGCCGACACCGAACGGGACGGAGCCCGCCTGGTGCACCGCGAAGGACGGCCCAGCCACTTCGTCCGCGCCCTGCCGGACACGCCCCCGTCCGTCACGGGCGGCCCGGAGGCGCTGCACGGCCCGTCGCCGCTGACCCGCGCACCCGGCGCGGCCTGA
- a CDS encoding LysR family transcriptional regulator has protein sequence MRHLQAIQAIAEAGSLTRAAASLGVSQPSLTGQLQRLEKRLGGRLFLRDRQGAVPTPLGELVLSKARQVLPAMEELEHETARYTAEGVERMLRYGSVPGPLMAGPLQHLSACHGDRVTLRTESSARLLADLVAQGHLEFASILDHPEHPLRLGAELRRHVVAVEPAFALVPARGPLAEPAEVEPSALAGASWVMPPLPDNGLRACLAAMSARAGFTPRVVHETDASGARDLIGEGGCVGIGQATFRATTGIAVRPLAGCPVTVRHTLIWLAGRQPADLVRQMVSFVDDAYVAAVARSPAYLDWLDDHPGFGGAEGLRTALSLRGPAEESATGRFRH, from the coding sequence ATGCGTCATCTCCAGGCGATACAGGCGATCGCCGAGGCGGGCAGTCTCACCAGGGCCGCCGCCTCGTTGGGTGTCTCCCAGCCCTCCCTGACCGGCCAGTTGCAGCGGCTGGAGAAGAGGCTCGGCGGGCGGCTCTTCCTGCGGGACCGGCAGGGCGCGGTGCCCACCCCGCTGGGCGAGCTCGTGCTGTCGAAGGCCCGTCAGGTGCTTCCTGCGATGGAGGAGTTGGAGCACGAGACGGCGCGGTACACCGCCGAGGGCGTGGAGCGGATGCTCCGGTACGGCTCGGTGCCGGGGCCGCTGATGGCCGGCCCGCTGCAGCATCTGAGCGCCTGTCACGGGGACCGGGTCACCTTACGCACCGAGTCCTCCGCCCGCCTGCTGGCGGACCTGGTCGCGCAGGGCCACCTGGAGTTCGCGAGCATCCTGGACCATCCCGAGCATCCGCTGCGGCTGGGCGCGGAGCTGCGTCGGCACGTCGTCGCGGTGGAGCCGGCCTTCGCGCTGGTGCCCGCGCGAGGTCCGCTGGCGGAGCCGGCCGAGGTGGAGCCGTCGGCGCTGGCCGGTGCCTCATGGGTGATGCCGCCGCTGCCGGACAACGGACTGCGCGCCTGCCTGGCGGCGATGTCGGCGCGGGCCGGCTTCACCCCGCGCGTCGTGCACGAAACCGACGCCAGCGGCGCGCGCGACCTCATCGGCGAAGGCGGGTGCGTGGGCATCGGCCAGGCGACGTTCCGGGCGACGACGGGCATCGCCGTACGGCCGCTCGCGGGGTGCCCGGTGACCGTCCGCCACACCCTGATCTGGCTCGCCGGCCGTCAGCCGGCCGACCTGGTGCGGCAGATGGTGTCCTTCGTGGACGACGCCTACGTCGCCGCGGTGGCCCGCAGCCCGGCGTATCTGGACTGGCTCGACGACCATCCCGGGTTCGGCGGCGCGGAGGGACTGCGGACCGCCCTGTCCCTCCGGGGACCGGCCGAGGAGTCGGCGACGGGCCGCTTCCGGCACTGA
- a CDS encoding M4 family metallopeptidase, producing MVAVGMQATATAAPEGGRLDPGALPANISAAERAGLISAAEDREAATADALGLGSKTELRVKDVVKNRDGSTHTRYERTYAGLPVLGGQIIVHRTPDGSVDGVDKATTARIQVPTTKAAAKHKPAKPEAKGSKAPRKVIWAADGTPTLAWEKVVGGVQEDGTPSELHVVTDAKTGEKLYEWQAVHQGTGNSMYAGQVEIGTSGSSGNYQLNDAQRGGHKTLDSDNGNQIFTDADDVWGNGSPSHTQTAAVDAHYGAALTWDYFQQVHGRDGIRGDGVGATSRVHYGNAYSNAFWQDSCFCMTYGDGAGNQKPLTSIDVAAHEMSHGVTSHTAGLVYSDESGGLNEATSDIFAAAVEFHANNSEDVADYLVGEKIDIRGNGTPLRYMDQPSKDGSSLDYWSPGAGDVDVHYSSGIANHFFYLLSEGSGEKTINGVTYNSPTYDGEAVTGIGIGKAEQIWFKALAEKMLPNETFAQARTHTLQAAGELYGADSPEQLAVAHAWAAVNVGDRPGDPGDPGGEGEFENTDDVAIPDGGAAVTSPIDVTEVGGNAPSDLKVAVDIKHTYRGDLVIDLVAPDGTAYRLKDSGWDSGDNINQTYTVNASSEAADGTWKLRVQDVWSFDTGYIDSWKLTF from the coding sequence ATGGTCGCGGTCGGCATGCAGGCCACCGCCACCGCAGCCCCCGAGGGCGGCCGGCTGGACCCCGGCGCCCTCCCGGCGAACATCAGCGCGGCCGAACGCGCCGGTCTGATATCCGCGGCGGAGGACCGCGAGGCGGCCACCGCCGACGCGCTCGGGCTCGGCTCGAAGACCGAACTGCGGGTCAAGGACGTCGTGAAGAACCGCGACGGCTCGACCCACACCCGGTACGAGCGCACGTACGCCGGACTGCCCGTCCTGGGCGGTCAGATCATCGTGCACCGCACCCCCGACGGTTCCGTCGACGGGGTCGACAAGGCCACCACCGCGCGCATCCAGGTGCCCACCACCAAGGCCGCCGCGAAGCACAAGCCGGCCAAGCCCGAGGCCAAGGGCAGCAAGGCGCCGCGCAAGGTGATCTGGGCGGCCGACGGCACGCCGACACTGGCCTGGGAGAAGGTCGTCGGCGGTGTGCAGGAGGACGGCACGCCCAGCGAACTCCACGTCGTCACCGACGCGAAGACCGGCGAGAAGCTGTACGAGTGGCAGGCCGTCCACCAAGGCACCGGCAACAGCATGTACGCCGGCCAGGTCGAGATCGGGACCTCCGGCTCCAGCGGCAACTACCAGCTGAACGACGCGCAGCGCGGCGGCCACAAGACGCTGGACTCCGACAACGGGAACCAGATCTTCACCGACGCCGACGACGTCTGGGGCAACGGCTCGCCGTCCCACACCCAGACCGCCGCCGTCGACGCCCACTACGGCGCGGCACTGACCTGGGACTACTTCCAGCAGGTGCACGGCAGGGACGGCATCCGCGGTGACGGCGTCGGCGCCACCAGCCGCGTCCACTACGGCAACGCCTACTCCAACGCCTTCTGGCAGGACTCCTGCTTCTGCATGACCTACGGCGACGGCGCGGGCAACCAGAAGCCGCTCACCTCCATCGACGTCGCCGCGCACGAGATGTCGCACGGCGTCACCTCGCACACCGCGGGCCTCGTCTACAGCGACGAGTCCGGCGGCCTGAACGAGGCCACCTCCGACATCTTCGCGGCCGCCGTGGAGTTCCACGCGAACAACTCGGAGGACGTCGCCGACTACCTGGTCGGTGAGAAGATCGACATCCGCGGCAACGGCACGCCGCTGCGCTACATGGACCAGCCGAGCAAGGACGGCAGCAGCCTCGACTACTGGTCCCCCGGCGCCGGCGACGTGGACGTCCACTACAGCTCCGGCATCGCCAACCACTTCTTCTACCTGCTGTCCGAGGGCAGCGGCGAGAAGACCATCAACGGCGTCACGTACAACAGCCCGACGTACGACGGCGAGGCCGTCACCGGCATCGGCATCGGCAAGGCCGAGCAGATCTGGTTCAAGGCCCTGGCCGAGAAGATGCTCCCGAACGAGACCTTCGCGCAGGCCCGTACGCACACCCTGCAGGCCGCCGGCGAGCTGTACGGCGCCGACAGCCCCGAGCAGCTGGCCGTGGCGCACGCCTGGGCCGCCGTGAACGTCGGCGACCGTCCCGGCGACCCCGGTGACCCGGGCGGCGAGGGTGAGTTCGAGAACACCGACGACGTGGCGATCCCGGACGGCGGCGCCGCCGTCACCTCGCCGATCGACGTCACCGAGGTCGGCGGCAACGCCCCGAGCGACCTGAAGGTGGCCGTCGACATCAAGCACACCTACCGCGGCGACCTGGTGATCGACCTGGTGGCCCCCGACGGCACCGCCTACCGGCTGAAGGACTCCGGCTGGGACTCCGGTGACAACATCAACCAGACGTACACCGTCAACGCCTCCTCCGAGGCCGCCGACGGCACCTGGAAGCTCCGCGTCCAGGACGTCTGGAGCTTCGACACCGGCTACATCGACAGCTGGAAGCTGACCTTCTAG
- a CDS encoding TauD/TfdA family dioxygenase, with amino-acid sequence MPATPALDGLPAAAPAEPFGLRIDAPSGDDRLTGLPVPTLREAVRAHRLVLLRGFCAPDEPEELARWCRTWGEVMAWPFGDVLELREAEEPTDHIFDSSSVPLHWDGMYKPLIPEFQVFHCVRAPGGGDGGRTVFCDTVSLLEHCPPEVLELWRRVTVTYRIRSVVHYGGRASSPLIVPHPRSGVPTLRFNEPPPQDEPDFLNRPAHAFDGVGDKDVPALLAGLRDALHDPRFFLAHTWHSGDVLIADNYALLHGRERFTSRAPRHLRRVHLLGDPAFANPAVA; translated from the coding sequence ATGCCCGCAACCCCCGCCCTGGACGGACTGCCCGCCGCTGCGCCCGCCGAGCCGTTCGGCCTACGCATCGACGCACCCTCCGGCGACGACCGCCTCACTGGCCTGCCCGTGCCCACCCTCCGCGAGGCGGTGCGCGCGCACCGGCTGGTGCTGCTGCGCGGCTTTTGCGCCCCGGACGAGCCGGAGGAGCTCGCCCGGTGGTGCCGTACCTGGGGGGAGGTGATGGCCTGGCCGTTCGGCGACGTGCTGGAGCTGCGGGAGGCGGAGGAGCCCACCGACCACATCTTCGACAGCAGCAGCGTTCCGCTGCACTGGGACGGCATGTACAAGCCGCTCATCCCCGAGTTCCAGGTCTTCCACTGCGTCCGCGCACCGGGCGGGGGCGACGGGGGCCGCACCGTCTTCTGCGACACCGTGTCCCTGCTGGAACACTGCCCGCCCGAGGTGCTGGAGCTGTGGCGGAGGGTCACCGTCACCTACCGCATCCGCAGCGTCGTCCACTACGGCGGCCGGGCCTCGTCCCCACTGATCGTGCCGCACCCGCGCAGCGGCGTGCCCACCCTGCGCTTCAACGAGCCGCCGCCGCAGGACGAACCGGACTTCCTCAACCGTCCTGCCCACGCCTTCGACGGCGTCGGCGACAAGGACGTCCCCGCGCTCCTGGCAGGACTGCGCGACGCCCTGCACGACCCGCGCTTCTTCCTCGCGCACACCTGGCACAGCGGCGACGTGCTGATCGCGGACAACTACGCGCTGCTGCACGGCAGGGAGCGCTTCACCAGCCGGGCCCCCCGCCACCTGCGCCGCGTCCACCTGCTGGGCGACCCGGCGTTCGCCAACCCGGCTGTGGCCTGA
- a CDS encoding glycosyltransferase family 39 protein, translated as MLHTSERTGRAQEGGRAGRPGPWVSGAGAAVGGATLLTFLLAFLAHAAVEPHYYYTAAVRSMSTDWHAFWFGALDPAGTLTVDKAPGALWLQALSVRLFGFHDGALLLPQALAAAATVPVLASAVRRWKGDTAGVVAAFAFALTPVTVVLARVNIPDTLLVLFLVCAARAGHLATADGRPRQLLVAAAWVGAAFHVKMGQAYLVLPALLLSHLCAAPGALASRVRQVAAAAGVTIAASAVWPLLVALTPAGRRPYVDGSTHDAVGEMLLHYNGLSRLGHSDPVAAQVTGFLADFGGPPGPGRLVGSALGPEIGWLLPFALVSLAAGLLASRGAARTDPVRAGWLLWGGWLLMHGVVFSTAAAVHTYYTAALAPALAALCAGGAVGAARACRDGAFTARGWAAALAGSAVWAAVLALRADGRWWHAVAAVLACGCACLLVAAACSPQAGRTAAPARTSARVASGLAAAALLLGPGAWAVSASSLPLEGLTTVNPDTVPGDGLPPGAMASLHGFPPGVRLPPEAGDMNMLEPAPGVRAFVTARYEGETYHLAVPTANTASPYLRAGLSVLPMGGFTGAAPVPDLARLDALTSSGELRYVMTGGFHGAMGGPAAAERARWVADHCTPVPPRLYRTPGRPSGPPGHPETLFDCAPRPQGGTG; from the coding sequence ATGCTGCACACTTCGGAACGCACCGGACGGGCGCAGGAGGGCGGCCGCGCGGGGCGGCCGGGCCCGTGGGTGAGCGGGGCGGGGGCCGCGGTCGGCGGTGCCACCCTGCTCACCTTCCTGCTGGCCTTCCTGGCCCACGCCGCGGTCGAACCGCACTACTACTACACGGCGGCCGTCCGCTCGATGAGCACCGACTGGCACGCCTTCTGGTTCGGGGCCCTGGACCCGGCGGGCACCCTGACCGTCGACAAGGCGCCCGGAGCGCTGTGGCTCCAGGCCCTGTCCGTCCGGCTGTTCGGCTTCCACGACGGGGCGCTGCTGCTGCCGCAGGCGCTGGCCGCCGCCGCGACGGTGCCCGTGCTGGCCTCGGCCGTGCGCCGCTGGAAGGGGGACACCGCCGGAGTGGTGGCCGCGTTCGCGTTCGCGCTGACCCCGGTCACCGTCGTCCTGGCCCGGGTGAACATCCCCGACACCCTGCTCGTGCTGTTCCTGGTGTGCGCCGCGCGGGCCGGCCACCTGGCGACGGCGGACGGGCGCCCGCGCCAGCTGCTGGTCGCCGCCGCATGGGTCGGGGCTGCGTTCCACGTCAAGATGGGCCAGGCCTACCTGGTGCTGCCCGCTCTGCTGCTCTCCCACCTCTGCGCCGCACCGGGCGCGCTCGCCTCGCGCGTGCGGCAGGTGGCGGCGGCAGCGGGGGTGACGATCGCGGCGAGTGCCGTGTGGCCGCTGCTCGTCGCGCTCACGCCCGCGGGACGGCGTCCGTACGTGGACGGCTCCACCCACGACGCGGTGGGGGAGATGCTGCTGCACTACAACGGGCTGAGCCGGCTCGGCCACTCCGATCCCGTCGCCGCACAGGTGACCGGCTTCCTCGCCGACTTCGGCGGCCCGCCCGGTCCGGGACGCCTCGTCGGCTCCGCGCTCGGGCCGGAGATCGGCTGGCTGCTGCCCTTCGCCCTGGTCTCCCTCGCCGCCGGACTGCTGGCCTCCCGGGGTGCCGCGCGCACCGATCCGGTACGGGCCGGGTGGCTGTTGTGGGGCGGTTGGCTGCTCATGCATGGTGTGGTGTTCAGCACGGCCGCGGCGGTGCACACCTACTACACCGCCGCGCTGGCCCCGGCGCTCGCGGCGCTCTGCGCGGGCGGCGCGGTCGGTGCGGCCCGCGCCTGCCGCGACGGCGCGTTCACCGCCCGGGGGTGGGCGGCCGCACTCGCGGGGAGCGCCGTGTGGGCGGCGGTGCTCGCCCTGCGCGCCGACGGCCGGTGGTGGCATGCGGTGGCCGCCGTCCTGGCCTGCGGGTGCGCCTGCCTGCTGGTGGCCGCCGCGTGTTCCCCGCAGGCCGGGCGCACCGCCGCACCCGCCCGGACGTCCGCGCGGGTGGCGAGCGGGCTGGCCGCGGCCGCCCTGCTGCTCGGCCCCGGGGCGTGGGCGGTGTCCGCGTCGTCCCTGCCCCTGGAGGGGCTGACCACCGTGAACCCCGACACGGTGCCCGGTGACGGCCTCCCGCCCGGAGCCATGGCCTCGCTGCACGGCTTCCCGCCCGGTGTACGCCTGCCCCCGGAGGCCGGGGACATGAACATGCTCGAACCCGCGCCCGGCGTACGCGCCTTCGTCACCGCGCGGTACGAAGGCGAGACCTACCACCTGGCCGTACCGACTGCGAACACCGCGTCCCCGTACCTGCGCGCCGGCCTGAGCGTGCTGCCGATGGGCGGGTTCACCGGCGCGGCTCCGGTCCCGGACCTCGCGCGCCTCGACGCGCTCACCTCTTCCGGCGAGCTGCGCTACGTGATGACCGGCGGCTTCCACGGCGCGATGGGCGGGCCCGCCGCCGCGGAACGCGCGCGCTGGGTCGCCGACCACTGCACGCCCGTACCGCCACGGCTGTACCGCACCCCCGGCAGACCGTCCGGCCCGCCGGGCCACCCCGAGACGTTGTTCGACTGCGCACCGCGACCCCAGGGAGGAACCGGATGA